In Balearica regulorum gibbericeps isolate bBalReg1 chromosome 14, bBalReg1.pri, whole genome shotgun sequence, one genomic interval encodes:
- the SAP30L gene encoding histone deacetylase complex subunit SAP30L isoform X1 has protein sequence MNGFSTEEDSRDGPPAAPFYGQSCCLIDDGDRCVRPAGNASFSKRIQKSISQKKLKLDIDKSVRHLYICDFHKNFIQSVRNKRKRKTSDDGGDSPEHETDVPEVDLFQLQVNTLRRYKRHYKLQTRPGLNKAQLAETVSRHFRNIPVNEKETLAYFIYMVKNNKSRLDQKSEGSKQLE, from the exons ATGAATGGTTTCAGCACCGAGGAGGACAGCCGGGATGGGCCTCCCGCCGCCCCCTTTTAcggccagagctgctgcctcatCGACGACGGGGACCGCTGCGTGCGCCCCGCCGGCAACGCGTCCTTCAGCAAGAGGATCCAGAAGAGCATCTCGCAGAAGAAGCTGAAGCTGGACATCGACAAAAGT GTGAGACATCTGTATATTTGTGATTTTCATAAGAACTTCATTCAAAGTGTCcgaaacaaaagaaagaggaagacaaGTGATGATGGAGGTGACTCTCCTGAGCACGAAACGGATGTCCCGGAG GTTGACTTGTTCCAGCTCCAAGTGAATACTCTGCGACGTTACAAGAGACATTATAAGTTGCAGACTAGGCCTGGACTCAACAAGGCTCAGTTAGCAGAA ACTGTCAGTCGTCACTTCAGGAATATTCCTGTGAATGAGAAAGAGACGCTTGCGTATTTCATCTATATGGTGAAGAACAACAAGAGCAGGCTGGACCAGAAATCAGAAGGTAGCAAGCAACTAGAATGA
- the SAP30L gene encoding histone deacetylase complex subunit SAP30L isoform X2, producing the protein MNGFSTEEDSRDGPPAAPFYGQSCCLIDDGDRCVRPAGNASFSKRIQKSISQKKLKLDIDKSVRHLYICDFHKNFIQSVRNKRKRKTSDDGGDSPEHETDVPEVDLFQLQVNTLRRYKRHYKLQTRPGLNKAQLAENFCLFTCCPSRLSVVTSGIFL; encoded by the exons ATGAATGGTTTCAGCACCGAGGAGGACAGCCGGGATGGGCCTCCCGCCGCCCCCTTTTAcggccagagctgctgcctcatCGACGACGGGGACCGCTGCGTGCGCCCCGCCGGCAACGCGTCCTTCAGCAAGAGGATCCAGAAGAGCATCTCGCAGAAGAAGCTGAAGCTGGACATCGACAAAAGT GTGAGACATCTGTATATTTGTGATTTTCATAAGAACTTCATTCAAAGTGTCcgaaacaaaagaaagaggaagacaaGTGATGATGGAGGTGACTCTCCTGAGCACGAAACGGATGTCCCGGAG GTTGACTTGTTCCAGCTCCAAGTGAATACTCTGCGACGTTACAAGAGACATTATAAGTTGCAGACTAGGCCTGGACTCAACAAGGCTCAGTTAGCAGAA aatttctgtctctttaCATGTTGTCCTTCTAGACTGTCAGTCGTCACTTCAGGAATATTCCTGTGA